In Vitis vinifera cultivar Pinot Noir 40024 chromosome 4, ASM3070453v1, the genomic window ACATAACAAGTGGAGTAACTTtgcttttgttttatatttttgtatttttaattgataATCATAAAAACAATAACTATTGTTAGTTCTCATATGTGTAAAACATACAAATGTATCTGCACAGTAGTACGCTTTTTGCATGCAAAAAACCACATGGAGGCCAAGGAAAAAAGCTACTCCTTTGATGCAGTTGTCATCCTTGAGATAGTGGTGCCCGACAAGGGATCCAACACCTTATGTGGCTTATCATATCCAGATAAAATCTGTTAACTTGTTTCTGTATTTAAACCTAAATCTGGTAGTCATAAGAGTTGTCCAAACATTTGGGCTTGCAGGTGGTAACACAATCTGCAAGGAACAATCCTATGTCCCAAAGCCTTTTGGAAGTGGGGCCGGGGACtatcaaagaaggaaaaaaagaaaaacaaagaagtcTTCCAAACATTTTCTACCATTGTATGTGTACAAAGCAGTTTAAGTGGAAAGTCAAAAACTTTAAGTTAAACCAAAACATGGAATGGGGCAAATGAAATAGTTGCACAATCCGCTTAGTTTAGTCAAAGCACATCTTATGAGGAAATACAAAAATCTGTTAAAAGTATTTAGTTTCATAGTTATTAAAATGTAATATAAAAGGCATTTATGTCTTACATCAGTTAAAGGGTAACTTTTCAATTCTATACTGTATTATATTAAGATATAAAGAAAGAGTCAACTAACGATAGGTAGTAGCCTCACATTTGTTCACCCTCATTCTTGTCTTccctttttcatgtttttctcttttctaacaTGGTATTAGAACATGTTCAAAACCTAGCTGCTGTTATCATAAACCCTAGCAGCCACCTCTATAAACTAAGTTCTAGTAGCCACAAACCCTACCTTAGCTGCTGGAAGCACTAAAAACCTAATCTTCATTGACTATTAATCAGTATTCGGAGCTGATCTTCTGGTGACCCATCCCCTTGTTGTGGCTGTTTCAGTCTTTGTGGTCACCTTTCTGATGTGTGTTCTCCATGTCGTAAGAGTGTCAGTGTGGTGTTCAAGGTGCATTGGTTTTTTCACTTGCCCTACCTATATATGGATAGGTAAAGGTACATTtcagattgaattttttttattactacaGCAGCACTGCTGCAACTAATGAAGACAATTAATTCCAACAACAACATGGGGATTCAAATTGTTGTGAGCTAGAACTGTGAAGGTTTAAATTGGACCAAAGGAAAACTTAAAGCATCTGACTGAAGATCCACCTCTAAAAGAGTCAAAAAGgatttgaagaatggcagcaaaATGACAACACAATTATGACCTGGTTGTGGAGTAGTATGGAGATAAATGTAaattctaattacatttttggATACTAAGAAGTAGATCTCCAATGCTGTCAAAGAGATGTATTCACAAGAGACACATATTTCTAGAACATATCAAttgtatgaaaaaaaacattGCTGTCAACCAAAATGGTAGCCCACTCAATAGAGAGGAGTTGAACATCCATCAGGCACTTTAATGATATCGAAGGGCAATGAAGATAAAGAGAGGAGTTTACAGTGGTCAAATTCCTTTCTGGGCTTGATTCAGAATATCATGAGCCAAAGAACAATATAGTCACCAGTGAAAAACTATCTTGTCTCAGCTATTTGTACTGTCATATGTAGCATGTTAATGTGTCTTCCTCTTAGACTGGTTCTAGTGGTGCATCAGCATCATTTTCTGTAGGTTGTGATAGAGGTGAGATTGATAAGGCCATGGTAGAGGTTCAGTGGGAGATAAAGGTAAAAAGAAAGCAGATAGACAGCAATTCCAATAATACCAATGGTTCTGAAAATCAAATTGCAGCTTCTAAACTTGACAGCAGCACCAAAGATCCATCAATTAATCCAACCATCAGGCTAGCTCATGTGGTAGTGATGCTTTTCTTACCACTAGTAACTCTTCCCTCACCATAGATTATTGATATATGAGCACCATTTCATGTAACTAGTAAGTTTTCCCTTTCTTGACAATtccaaaatcaacaaaaaggtctgttgaatataatgtatatatagtgtacagtctttcctttttaatataggttacatgtatggtagttagttctcctaggcttatatatatatatatatatttctcaattgtaaggAGTTAatcacatgaatgagaattaaggtttttcttctttctctctctctcaacatggtatcagagccaaggaagaaaacctaattctttcctgtttcccgtgtcatcaactccgggaaaccttccggtgaccgtgtttctttccggtcaccttccccatctcccaatactttccggtcagtcggatcgttgttagaaaccactcaccgccggcgaaattttccggtgaaattttccggcgaactttccggcgacttatttttccgacaccgaccataccagaaggagcgcctggaggagatctccaacttttgtgaaggcaccggcACCAAAAGAGCATCCACGCGCCGATCACGCGCCATTTTCCGTCCGGCggctgcatctcacgcgccggtgcgtgagggcgcgtgagccattttccggcgacgcgcatcctcctccagcttcgcctgacgccgaccagcctcCCTACCTCCttggttctcccatccgagccctgcacgtacctcttttggggatttttgtctccgtcggccctccaaacagtctttccggcgaagctccgactactttttctccactccaatccctgcacgtgccttgggaagtgttcttctacctttctggtggtaccacgccgcgatctgaggccgtctccctttttcggtggtgccacgccgcaatctgaagccgtattagggctctcttatatccaaacatacttcattctccagataagtggatatggcccagtcctctgattctccgctgcctcagcctctgaactcctccgcatctcagacatctcaggcttctattgcctctgttgcccaacctggtaatgcctctgcctgccttacccacacatcttctcttggaccctggattctagattctggagcttctgatcacttatctggtaataaggactttttctcctctattactactacctctgctttacctactgttaccttagctaatggttctcaaactgtggctaaaggtattggcttggcccttcctctgccttctctacctctcacttctgtcctttatactcctgaatgtccttttaatcttatttccatcagcaaactcactcgtactcttaattgctctattaccttttctgataaatttgtgaccttgcaagaccggagtacggggaagacgattggcataggacgtgagtctcaaggcctctatcacctcacctcggattcatctgctgcagtttgcatttccactgatgctcctctcctcattcacaatcgtctgggtcatcctagtctctccaagttccagaagatggtccctcgtttttccactttgtcgtcgcttccgtgtgagtcatgtcagcttgggaaacatactcgtgtctcgttcccaaagcgtttgaataatcgggcaaagtctccttttgagcttgtccacactgatgtttggggtccttgtcggactgcgtctactttaggatttcagtattttgtcactttcattgatgactattctcgatgtacttggttatttttaatgaaaaatcgagctgagttattctctattttccagaaattttatgctgaaatccaaacccagttcaatatttctattcgtgtgttacgcagtgacaatgccagagaatatttttcagccccatttacttcgtttatgtctcatcatgggattcttcatcagtcttcttgtgcttatactcctcaacaaaatggggtagctgaacgcaagaatcgacatcttgttgagacagctcgtactatcctcctccatagtaatgttccttttcgtttttggggggacgctgttcttaccgcttgttatttgattaatcgtatgccctcctctgtcttacacgatcaaattcctcactcccttcttttccctgaccaaccactttatttccttcctcctcgtgtctttggttgtacttgctttgttcatattctcactcctggacaggacaagctttccgccaaagccatgaagtgcctcttcttgggatattccaaacttcagaagggttatcgttgttattcccttgagactcatcgatactttatctccgctgatgtcactttctttgaggactcatcattcttttccaccacttctgagtctcttcctgtttctgaagtcttgccccttcccattgtctccccaacTGATGTCgtgcctcctcgaccacttaaggtttatcatcgtcgcccttgTGTcgctgctcctctcccttttgttgaggcacctgctgactcacttcctaccccttcggcttctcctgccccggctctACCTTCTCCTGATGATTTACCCATTGctattcggaaaggtactcgctctactcgtaatcctcatcctatttacaattttttgagttatcatcgattatcttcaccctattctgcttttgtttctgctatatcctctgtttctcttccaaagagcacccatgaagctctttcccatccaggctggcgacagacaatggtggatgaaatggctgctctgcactctaatggcacttgggatcttgttttttaccctctggtaaatctacagttagctgtcgttgggtctacgcagttaaggttggtcctgatggtcaggttgatcgccttaaggcccgcttagttgctaaaggctatactcaggtttatggttctgattatggtgacacattctcccctgttgccaagattgcttctgtccgtctgcttctctccatggctgctatgtgttcttggcctctttatcagttagatattaaaaatgtcttccttcatggtgatcttgtcgaggaagtttatatggagcaacctcctggttttgttgttcagggggagtctggtttagtgtgcaggttacgccgttctctatatggcttgaaacaatctcctcgagcatggtttgacCGTTTTAgctctgttgttcaagagtttggcatgcttcgcagtacagcagaccattcagttttctatcatcataactccttggggcagtgtatttatctggttgtttatgtggacgacatcgtcattacaggtagtgatcaggatggtattcagaaactaaagcaacatctttttacccactttcagactaaagacttggggaaactcaagtatttcttgggaattgagatagctcaatccagttccggtgtggtcctttcccaaaggaagtatgctttagacatcctggaagaaaccggtatgttagactgtaaaccggtagacacacctatggatccgaatgtcaaacttgtatcaggacagggggagcctttaggagaccctgggagatatcgacgacttgtaggtaaattgaactacctcaccattactcgtccagacatttcttttcctgtgagtgttgttagtcaattcctacagtcaccatgtgatagccattgggatgccgtaatccgcattcttcgatatatcaaaagcacaccaggccaaggtgtgttgtacgagaacagaggtcatactcaggttgttggttacacagatgcagattgggctggctcacccacagatagacgttccacttcagggtactgtgtttttattggaggtaatctaatatcttggaagagtaagaaacaagatgtagtggccagatctagcgctgaagccgagtatcgagctatggctctggcaacatgtgaactcatatggttgagacatcttcttcaagaGTTGAGATttagaaaggatgaacagatgaaactcatctgtgataaccaggccgcattacatattgcatctaatccagtctttcatgaaaggactaagcatattgaagttgactgtcacttcattagagagaagatcgcatcaggatgtgttgctacaagttttgttaattcaaatgatcaactagcagacatcttcactaaatctctcaaaggtcctaggattaaatacatttgtaacaagcttggtgcatatgacatatatgctccagcttgagggggagtgttgaatataatgtatatatagtgtacagtctttcctttttaatataggttacatgtatggtagttagttctcctaggcttgtatatatatatatatttctcaattgtaaggAGTTAatcacatgaatgagaattaaggtttttcttctttctctctctctcaacaaggTCATTTGTTACTCTGACTGATAGATCTTCTTCACCTATTTTAGGCCAAGGTGGTTCACCAAACACCATTTTCtactataaaatcttgtaaCTAGGACAATATTTCTGATATATGTCTAGCATGATTTGACCAGTTGTATTATTGGGGAGTAACATACTAGAAAGACAGTTATGATATAAATTGGATATGATAGGCATTAGCCAGCATGTGAATAAAGTATACAAACCACTTTTTTCCACTGGATATCAAGCCAGGTTGCCAGCAGCCTCAGAGCTACACGATGTCGAGCATCATAGCCCTTTCTTTTCCGAGTAGATTTTTTGTTATCCTCAGGTGTATCTGTCAGACAAGCTGAAAGAAGCTCATACAAAACAGTCACTTTCCTCGGATAATTAAGCATTGCTACCTCTTCCACAGGTTTCTCATCAAATTTACTGCTGGAACCATAAGGTGTCTGTTCAATGCTAAGCTCGTTACAATTTTTTAGCTCCTGTGCTTGTAAAGGCACATCTACCACTTCAGAGTTTGGTTGCATGTCAGCAGGAGAACATTTCTCCCGACATTTATTCTCATACTCTCTATGCTTCTCCTTCTTAGACATGGATGTCTCAGAAGTTGTTTCCATGCTTAATTCCATAACATCAACAGCTTTTGACAAAGCAAGTTCTGCGTCCTTCATATCTGCAGAAGACTCGGCACTTTCTTCTGAGATTAACCTCAAGAACTGTAGAAAGACGAAGATATATGGTTGTCAAGAAAAATATGCCAAATAAAATGATAGAAACATTGGTGCAAAAGAATATAGAGAacactaaatttttatttgcaGTTTCAAAACCACAATGGACCTTTCATTAAAGAGGAGCAAAATAAAGCATCATTGGGCCCCCAATATTCTTAGCATACAATTTTTTCATGTAGGTACTTCAACAGTAAAATGGTTCTGCCCATACCACAATTCACCAACTACAAGAGAATTCCTTGGAAGCTTTATATGGAATACTATATAATGCAAGTGAAATGGAAATGCACTTTCGTACATTCAACACCTTAAAGCGGTAGtacaaaaagaaatatgaaaaaggCTATTTTAGCCATTACAATGGATGTTATATAagcttaaatataaatttaaacgCTTCTAAGATGTATTAGAATATAACAGTTAGAACTAAAATTGTGATTAGTTTCCATTATTTCTGCTACAATAACTATTAGAATGAGATGCTAAATACACCCACCATTTCTCTCTCCATCCCCACCTCAAAGAGAAAGTCGGGGTGTTTAACATCAACCATTAGAATGTTATCAGGAAAAGCAAAGGTTTGTCTGGTAATTgctttcaaaaacagttttctattttttagaacaaaaaaaaaaacaataaaacatgtttgacaaccaaaaaacaaaaaacaatttttagttcttaaaaaaagaaaatagaatgtttttagagaacatgttttaattgttttagttgttttcacttgttttctaaatattgttttaaaaaatagttacataaatatggagaataattaaaataaagcaTTAGATATAAacgttatttttaaaacatatttacaaatatagaaaataggttaaaaacatttcaagttaccaaatagacttttattctacaaaccCTCaaagaatgtttttaaaaaacaaaatccgTTCTTcagaactgttttcaaaaactcttCTAAGCCTTAAAAGTTGTATAAACAAAGAATACATACTGCTCCAACATGGTGCTTTGCTGGAGAAGAGCCAGCAGTTTCCTCAAGCCCAGTCCATGCCTTATTTTCAATCTTTAGAGACCTGTTTATGGTAGAATCGACatcaaaattgaattaattagtATCAGATCATCAATAAGATAACCCTGACAAGTTAGTTGCTGGAAGAaggaaaaatttgaaattttaagttttatgcTTTGTTTTCAATACAATAAAAACACAGCCGATTACAGATATCTATAAGACAAGCCTGACAAGttgtttgaattgaattttaagttttatttttttggtttcaaTACAATAAAAACTCAGCCTAAACAAAGCCGAATAATTTGTTCGGCTTCCTCAAGTTCAGATTTCCcccctttcttcctttttttctcctccTCCTTGTTATTTTTTTGCTAGCAATCAAACAGATTATCAGAAAAGAACCACCCGATTCCGATGTGTTTtccaaaatgataaattaaCCCTTAGAATTCACATTAGCCCTCTGTTTGATGGCAGAGAAAACCGAATACGAGGTTTTAGTTTTTCCTCTCCTCTTGTTTTCCTTCGATTTCTCCACAGACTAGCACAAACCAATGATCTCCGCAGACTACCCAATTACAAAAGTTATTACCAAATTTACAAGAATTTAACGCAGCCATATTGAACCCacacaaaagggaaaaaaaaaacctccgaATTGGgtcatattttttatgaatttgcAATTAAATTGAAAGCGGTGATCGCTCACTTGAACACAGGACGGAGAAGGCCGGAGTTTTCGTGGACCCAAAGCTGAGGGTCCTCGGAGACGGAGTCGGAACTGCTACCACTGCTGATGCGCTCATCTTCTTCAATGGAGGAGCCCAAAGGGCGGGTCTGGTGGATCTGGGCCTGTTGAAGGGCCAGTCCCAACAATGCCCCCGCAGCGTACCTTTGCGTCGGCGTCAAGAACGATGACATTGCCGTCACTCTCAGGTTCCCGAGAAGTTAAGCCATTATTCGTGCCACTGCCATCTTATAACAAGATCGGAATCCTGGTGGTTTACCTGTTCTAGTCATTCTCCTACATTAAACGACGTCACATTATGCAGccaatatttaattatttattcgTCCCCGTGTAACGTGTTGCATTGTATACAAGCCGAATACCCAATTcaacattttaatattattggGTGACGACTCATAATGTGATTAAGTATGAAGTTTTTGATTTGAAAAGGTTAATCTGAATCATTCCATAGAATGAGAACAAATACTAGTTTGTAAAATAGGGAATTCTATTTACAGTAAGATTCTATGTTTCAGCCATCTGATTCTTAAACAAACTGTGTCATGTTACGGAGCACATGATGTCAGAGTGTCTGGAATCAGTGAAAGGGGCAAGACTGAACCACGATCCAGCAAGaaagcaaaagcaaaatatatatatatatatgccacAGTTTTCTCTCCCCAGATTCCAATGCTTGACAAGTAGCAAAGCTAACTCCAAACGGGCTAATTGAGATCTAAGTTCTAACTTCTGGCAGATGGATATGCTGACACTGGAATACAGCGCCTAAGTTTGAAAGATAACTTGACAACATGACTCATGGAGGCATCCCAAGGATCATTATATTCAATTTTACATAAGATTTAAAAGTACAATCCATCCACTTGATTGGTATCAATTACAAAAAATGGGGCTATGAGTTAACAAAAATAAGGCATTAAGTCCAGGGCAATTCCCTTGTATGCACATTACAAGGAGGGGGATATGATTCAATCCCCCATATACTTCCGGGACCGATAAGCTGTCCAAGAAATAAAAGCATGTTTTATGCCGCTAcattaaaaggttttttttgtttttttttggtcaaattttAGCATCAGCAACTGGTAGATCAAACCTCCATGAGGATGACACAACAGATAATAATGTGCACTCGGTTTCTGTGGAAGCCAGCAATCATGGATGCAGATAATCACATGATGCTCCCTTCTTGCAGTGCCCGCTCTCGAAAAATTTACAGACTCGCTGCCCTTTGGGAGGATTCCTGGAAGAAAATCCTCCACCTCCGGCTCCACCAAATGTTGACTGCCTGTTCAATGAAGTTCTACCCCTATCAAAACCTGAATCCCCAACCTGAAAAACCCGGTCTCTGGGACCAGAAAATCTCCCCCCACTGTATTTAGATTGTCCTCCCCACACAGCGAGGTTCCCAGTGGAAGTGCCCCAATTCACGTTTGCATTTCCTTGTGCCATTCCCTGACTGCTTTCCCAACCCACTTCTATATTCCCTTGAGTTGGTCCTCCCCACTCCAAATTTGAATTCCCCTGCACTGCTCTCCAACCAGTATCTGTAGTTTCTGACACTGCTCTCCCATCATTATCCGTGGCAGCCACGTTCCAACTTGCCATGGATGGCGCAGGAGGCTGGACATCTGAACCAGCTTCCCATTGGTTAACTGGAACGTCAGTGGATGGTGCAGGAGGCTGGATATCTGAACCTGCCTCCCATTGGTTGACAGAACCATCACTGGGCTTCTTTTCCACCTCCACCTTATCATTAGAAGAGGAATGCCCCACAGACTTCTTATCAGGATCAAGAACATCAGTATGAGATGCCCCACAAGGTTCAGCACTCATAGTCGATTGAGAAGTTAATTGGAAATCGCCAGTGGAGCTCAAAGCATCATTTTTCGCTGGATCAGGTGTTGGGCTCAATCCCTCAACAGAattaaaacaatcatttttagaACCCTGGGTCAATTCCCCACTGCATTTCATAACTGAAGTAGGGGAAGGCAGGCCATCAAGGGACTCCATTGCTTCAACTTCAGCCAAGAGATCTGAAACCGATGCCTCAGTTACAGAGCTAATCTCAGTGGGCCCAGTATCAATTGGCTGCCAACTAGATGCATTAGGTGTTGGATAGGGTGGAGAAGAATGAGTCAGCTGGACACTTTCTGAAGTAGGAGTAGCAGCATGATCAGAGGCTACTTCAGTCGGTTTCAGTGAAGAAACAGATGCTAGAGTGGAGTCCCATTCCTCAACAGATGGTTTCATTGGAGTAGGGGAAGAATATCCTCCCCAATCACTAGCTACTTCAGGAAGTTTTGTGCCACCGCCCACTAGACTGGAAGCAGTGCTCCAGCTAGGACCTGAATCTTGAACAGGAACATCTGATGATACGGACTGTTTGCTTTCAGCAGCCTGACCTTTCCAGTCCCCATCACTTGGCTTTGGTGTGGGACTGGGTAGATTTGGGAAGTTTATGTCATGATCCTGCTCCAATGTTTTAGATAATTTAGCCACAGATACAACATCAAAGTTGGAATCCCAGCCACTCGAAGAACTGATTATGGACAGAGGTCTGCAGTTTTCTTTGGGAGATTGACCTGAATGTCCACTGTTAACTTGAACAACTGCTGTTCTGTGTGAATTCAAGTTTCCATGATTCTGACCAGGGTCCCATCTTTCAACACCATGACCTTCTCTTCCTTGATGCAACCCAGTTCCAAATGACTTCCCAGACAATGTGGACGAGGAAAGTGAACTATAGACCTGGGGCTGATCAGACCAAGAACTGTTGCCTTTCAATGAGTCCCAACCCTGAGAAAAACTTCCAATTTCTACCTCCTTGGAATTCATGATATCTGCAGGTGTACTCCAACTAGAAGAACAGGAACCCCACCCATCTCTCTTCACAAGTTCATTGTTACCATTAGAAATGGTTGCATCATTTGAATTACCAGGCCCCTCATTTAGTTTATTCCCTATCCAAGTAGCATTCATACTACCATTCAACCCACCATCCCAGTTATTTTCTCTATCCTTTGAGACAACTCTAACTTGCTGAGACTGTAAAAGGCTGTTATTCTGCAGAGGTGGCTCTTTATGGTACTGCAGATTCATTGCATCAGTCAAAAGTATAGAGTCATCTTGCTTTTCATTCATCCTCCATATTCTCAGATGAGGTGGGAAGAATCCATTTGCACTCCACTTCCGCAGCTGCACCATGCCAAATGGTCCTTGAATTTTCCCTGCTGGATCCTGGTAGTGCCATATTTTGTCATTCTCATTATTAGCAGATAGTACTGTCCCTGTAGAAAGAGTGGTGGTGGAAGTTTCTGATGCAACCCCAGAAGACAATCCAGATCTCACCACAGCTTGATTAGTACAACCACCAGTTACTGAACCAATAGGATCAACCTGGTTTCTTGGTTTCTCCCAACAGTTGGACCCATATGCATCTCCTCCCTGATTCTGTGAGgattctttctctctctcatgaGCCTTAGCAGCACCTTCTTCTTTCTCAGGGAGAAATGTTGTACACTTGTTTCTGCCTCTTTCATTAGTGGTGACCAAATTTTTAAGTGCCCTGCTCCCCATATCATTTGGAATATCACCTCCTCTTCTTGGAGAGAATGGCTCTCTTCCCTTTTTACTAAGGCCAGAAAATCTAGGTATAACA contains:
- the LOC100252322 gene encoding zinc finger CCCH domain-containing protein 44, with product MEGGAKQQELPVSALYRPHLQQENPSFNSLQQTQALLCFNQCEPAHELDDSQLVGAPTVVAGHAEMDVKQDDPVAESETLTEVKVTDKNAGKRKRGRPPRGQAKPPPPKKKKDEEDVCFICFDGGDLVLCDRRGCPKAYHAACIKRDESFFRSRAKWNCGWHICSNCEKAAYYMCYTCTYSLCKGCIKDADILCVRGNKGFCTTCMRTVLLVEDNERGNKEMAQVDFDDKSSWEYLFKVYWIYLKGKLSLTLEELTRAKNPWKGAGLMARKGESSDELYDANDDKGSSSDSSSGHQEANTSKRRKTKKQPKFLNKDNSLNVGRSDDSKRTCLPEGTEWASKELLELVGHMKNGDTSVLSQFDVQALLLEYIKRNNLRDPRRKSQIICDMRLRNLFGKARVGHFEMLKLLESHFLIKEHSRADDIMRGGVVDTLASQVDADENNDYQLMIIKDKKRKTRKKGDERGPQTNLDEYAAIDVHNINLIYLRRILMENLIEDVETFQAKVVGSIVRIRISGSDQKQDMYRLVQVVGTSKVDVPYKIGKRTADVMLEILNLNKKEVISIDSISNQEFSEDECRRLRQSIKCGLVNRLTVGEIQEKAMALQAVRVNDWLETEILRLNHLRDRASEKGHRKELRECVEKLQLLNTPEERQRRFRETPEVHADPNMDPSYMSDEDAGESDDKKQDVIPRFSGLSKKGREPFSPRRGGDIPNDMGSRALKNLVTTNERGRNKCTTFLPEKEEGAAKAHEREKESSQNQGGDAYGSNCWEKPRNQVDPIGSVTGGCTNQAVVRSGLSSGVASETSTTTLSTGTVLSANNENDKIWHYQDPAGKIQGPFGMVQLRKWSANGFFPPHLRIWRMNEKQDDSILLTDAMNLQYHKEPPLQNNSLLQSQQVRVVSKDRENNWDGGLNGSMNATWIGNKLNEGPGNSNDATISNGNNELVKRDGWGSCSSSWSTPADIMNSKEVEIGSFSQGWDSLKGNSSWSDQPQVYSSLSSSTLSGKSFGTGLHQGREGHGVERWDPGQNHGNLNSHRTAVVQVNSGHSGQSPKENCRPLSIISSSSGWDSNFDVVSVAKLSKTLEQDHDINFPNLPSPTPKPSDGDWKGQAAESKQSVSSDVPVQDSGPSWSTASSLVGGGTKLPEVASDWGGYSSPTPMKPSVEEWDSTLASVSSLKPTEVASDHAATPTSESVQLTHSSPPYPTPNASSWQPIDTGPTEISSVTEASVSDLLAEVEAMESLDGLPSPTSVMKCSGELTQGSKNDCFNSVEGLSPTPDPAKNDALSSTGDFQLTSQSTMSAEPCGASHTDVLDPDKKSVGHSSSNDKVEVEKKPSDGSVNQWEAGSDIQPPAPSTDVPVNQWEAGSDVQPPAPSMASWNVAATDNDGRAVSETTDTGWRAVQGNSNLEWGGPTQGNIEVGWESSQGMAQGNANVNWGTSTGNLAVWGGQSKYSGGRFSGPRDRVFQVGDSGFDRGRTSLNRQSTFGGAGGGGFSSRNPPKGQRVCKFFESGHCKKGASCDYLHP